From a single Candidatus Eremiobacterota bacterium genomic region:
- a CDS encoding methyltransferase domain-containing protein, giving the protein MNFERRIIMTAITEKERSELLRKNTINKISQKRMKELLKNEKYPRSARYDPAWVLKGWMGPNVLWLTEWLTGRMELKPGMRVLDMGCGKALSSIFLAREFGVQVWANDLWVTATENWQRVKETGMEKQVFPIHAEAHELPYAGDFFDAIVSLDSYQYYGTDEMYLPYFIKFLKPGGEIGIVAPGLKKEITGEPPEHFMRVKATGAPFWVDECWCFHTPAWWQRHWSRMSCIEEVKADHLKDAVKDWIQYENACDEAGTLLFPSEVPNLEADGGRWLSLVGVTGRRKKGAGRQEPSSGAVLHDHAPRSHHIDGARGGASYPVIKDTPERSARPGAPVEVIDCSVGRKGKDVG; this is encoded by the coding sequence ATGAACTTTGAAAGGAGAATAATCATGACTGCTATAACCGAAAAAGAAAGAAGCGAATTATTACGCAAAAATACGATCAACAAAATATCTCAAAAGAGAATGAAAGAGCTCCTTAAGAACGAAAAATATCCCCGCTCCGCCAGATACGACCCGGCGTGGGTACTGAAGGGCTGGATGGGGCCCAACGTTCTCTGGCTGACGGAATGGCTGACCGGACGGATGGAGCTCAAGCCCGGCATGCGTGTGCTGGATATGGGTTGCGGCAAGGCCTTAAGCTCGATCTTTTTAGCCAGGGAATTCGGGGTGCAAGTCTGGGCCAACGATCTCTGGGTCACGGCTACGGAGAATTGGCAACGCGTCAAGGAAACGGGTATGGAAAAACAGGTGTTCCCCATCCACGCGGAAGCGCATGAACTCCCTTACGCCGGGGACTTCTTCGATGCCATCGTCAGCCTGGATTCTTACCAGTACTACGGCACGGATGAGATGTACCTGCCCTACTTCATCAAATTCCTGAAACCGGGCGGGGAGATCGGCATCGTAGCACCGGGGCTGAAGAAAGAGATAACCGGTGAGCCGCCGGAGCACTTTATGAGGGTAAAAGCCACCGGGGCGCCCTTCTGGGTAGACGAGTGCTGGTGCTTCCACACTCCCGCCTGGTGGCAAAGGCACTGGAGCAGAATGAGCTGTATCGAGGAGGTAAAAGCCGACCATCTCAAAGACGCGGTCAAAGACTGGATTCAGTATGAAAACGCCTGTGATGAAGCCGGTACGCTATTGTTCCCTTCCGAGGTCCCCAACCTGGAAGCCGACGGCGGCCGCTGGCTGTCTTTAGTGGGGGTCACGGGGAGGCGGAAAAAAGGCGCCGGGCGGCAGGAACCTTCATCAGGGGCCGTACTGCATGATCACGCCCCCCGCTCCCACCACATAGACGGTGCCCGAGGAGGAGCCTCCTATCCCGTAATAAAGGATACCCCCGAGAGAAGTGCCCGACCAGGAGCTCCCGTTGAAGTGATAGACTGTTCCGTCGGCCGAAAGGGCAAAGATGTTGGATGA
- a CDS encoding ankyrin repeat domain-containing protein has product MKTITLLFLLVFILAAALPLAAQNAGGKTGDVSPEDFDQLRRAINDSNLDRVKELVMADPRLVNCKDRLQRTPLQHALMNGREKIAEFLISKGARINEKGERGTTPLLDVIESGYEYSYIESTIKLLISKGADVNAGNSNGRTPLHRSHFGLKTIDIMKILIASGANINARDSEGNTPLHSYYKNYEVSSAGPIIEWMIAHKADINARNNNGDTLLHITSFLEPFPRFLIMRGADPLIMNKKGKTILNHIISSDRVFSYYRPYIQLGAALDLPTYKEHGVKLKSLNPSEAALAGIAILFDNLEKKTTPLHLAVKSGTIKNVKELLKNGKDVNSIDELWRTPLYYAPSREIAQCLADRGARMDISDIFAMSPLSHAIYYRRNALADYLLEKGAKQFPTLDGWLPLHYAALRGNVKIAKSLIKQGADIEARDSAGSTPLIISALHGTGEVSELLIMSGADINAKDSSTGMKPLHYASREGHADVVRLLLEKGADMKESVDIRNETMTPLRFAVEEGHKDVIELLLQKGAEVNTVYTFLGAATAKTVLDIATRRYVSHLHDFDAGKYDEIIKLLQKYGGKDAKELKAR; this is encoded by the coding sequence ATGAAAACAATCACTCTTCTTTTCCTGCTTGTCTTTATCCTGGCTGCCGCGCTTCCATTGGCGGCACAGAATGCCGGAGGTAAAACCGGTGACGTGAGCCCGGAAGATTTTGATCAGCTCCGGCGGGCCATCAATGACTCAAATCTGGACAGGGTGAAAGAGCTTGTCATGGCTGACCCCCGGCTGGTCAATTGCAAGGACCGATTGCAGCGCACGCCTCTTCAACATGCTCTGATGAATGGCCGGGAAAAGATAGCGGAATTCTTGATTTCGAAAGGGGCAAGGATAAATGAAAAAGGGGAGCGCGGAACTACACCGCTGCTCGATGTGATTGAGAGTGGATATGAATATTCATATATTGAGAGCACCATCAAGCTCCTTATCTCAAAGGGCGCCGATGTCAATGCCGGTAACAGTAATGGCAGAACCCCGCTGCACAGGTCTCACTTTGGCTTGAAGACAATAGATATCATGAAGATCCTCATTGCGAGCGGGGCGAATATCAACGCGAGGGATTCAGAAGGGAATACCCCGCTTCACTCTTATTACAAAAACTATGAGGTGAGCTCCGCCGGCCCCATTATAGAATGGATGATTGCTCACAAGGCTGACATTAACGCAAGGAACAACAATGGCGACACTCTTCTGCACATTACCAGCTTTCTCGAGCCTTTTCCCAGATTTCTGATCATGCGGGGTGCCGATCCCCTCATCATGAATAAAAAGGGCAAGACCATTCTTAACCACATTATCTCAAGTGATCGTGTCTTCAGTTACTATCGGCCTTACATTCAACTGGGCGCTGCCCTTGATCTGCCGACTTACAAAGAGCATGGAGTGAAGCTGAAAAGTCTCAACCCCAGTGAAGCAGCGCTTGCGGGTATCGCGATACTGTTCGATAATCTGGAGAAAAAAACCACGCCCCTTCACCTGGCGGTGAAAAGCGGCACCATCAAGAATGTGAAAGAATTGCTGAAGAATGGAAAGGACGTGAACTCAATTGATGAATTGTGGCGCACACCTCTGTATTATGCCCCCTCAAGGGAAATTGCGCAATGTCTTGCCGACAGGGGAGCCCGTATGGACATATCTGACATCTTTGCAATGAGCCCCCTCAGTCATGCGATCTATTACCGCAGAAACGCACTTGCAGACTACCTGCTCGAAAAAGGCGCCAAACAGTTTCCCACGCTTGACGGCTGGCTTCCCCTTCATTATGCCGCCCTGAGGGGCAACGTGAAAATCGCGAAAAGCCTCATTAAACAGGGGGCCGATATAGAAGCCCGGGATAGTGCGGGCTCCACACCCCTTATAATATCAGCCCTGCACGGCACCGGGGAAGTTTCAGAACTGCTGATTATGAGCGGCGCAGATATCAACGCCAAAGACTCTTCTACAGGCATGAAGCCTCTCCATTATGCTTCCAGGGAAGGTCATGCCGATGTGGTTCGGCTGCTTCTGGAAAAGGGCGCAGACATGAAAGAGAGCGTCGATATAAGAAATGAGACGATGACCCCGCTTCGATTTGCCGTTGAGGAAGGCCATAAGGATGTCATTGAGCTCCTGCTGCAGAAGGGAGCGGAGGTGAACACTGTTTATACCTTTCTCGGCGCCGCCACCGCCAAGACTGTTCTTGACATCGCCACTCGACGTTATGTCAGTCATCTCCATGATTTTGACGCCGGAAAATATGATGAAATAATCAAACTTCTGCAGAAATACGGTGGGAAAGACGCAAAGGAGCTGAAGGCAAGGTAA
- a CDS encoding polymer-forming cytoskeletal protein, whose translation MKKRALIIIFAAALLLAAVMPAAAGEITIRRGGSLWATVESGGTIRINGSIVGEIESGGTVRKNGSIVGEIESGGTIRKNGSIYGEIESSGTLRVNGSIVGEIESGGTIRKNGSIWGSATPCDLFRVTAVLIFFSGDF comes from the coding sequence ATGAAAAAGAGAGCCCTTATCATTATCTTTGCAGCAGCGCTGCTCCTCGCGGCGGTGATGCCGGCGGCAGCCGGCGAGATCACCATACGCAGGGGGGGAAGCCTCTGGGCCACCGTGGAATCGGGGGGCACCATCCGCATCAACGGCTCCATCGTCGGTGAGATTGAGTCCGGCGGCACCGTGAGGAAGAACGGCTCCATCGTCGGTGAGATTGAGTCCGGCGGCACCATCAGGAAGAACGGCAGCATCTACGGGGAAATCGAGTCAAGCGGCACGCTCCGCGTCAACGGCTCAATCGTCGGTGAGATCGAGTCCGGCGGCACCATCAGGAAGAACGGCTCCATCTGGGGCTCGGCAACTCCCTGCGATCTTTTCAGGGTGACGGCGGTCCTGATCTTTTTCTCCGGCGACTTCTGA
- a CDS encoding ankyrin repeat domain-containing protein translates to MKKLCAALQNRDASSAEKLVKRNPRLLGAEVDTLGDTPLQRAVWAEHPGTVRLLLSKGAQVNSRDRSGQPPLYYAKKYRPGNIVELLERHGAKE, encoded by the coding sequence ATGAAGAAGCTCTGCGCGGCGCTGCAGAACAGGGACGCCTCATCGGCCGAAAAGCTCGTGAAAAGAAATCCCCGCCTGCTGGGGGCCGAGGTTGACACGCTCGGCGACACCCCCCTTCAAAGAGCGGTGTGGGCGGAGCACCCCGGGACCGTCAGGCTCCTTCTCTCAAAGGGCGCGCAGGTCAACAGCAGGGACAGGAGCGGCCAGCCCCCTCTCTACTATGCGAAAAAATACAGGCCGGGGAATATCGTGGAGCTTCTGGAGCGCCACGGGGCGAAAGAGTGA
- a CDS encoding C2 family cysteine protease — MTESTVTQVPGNFTQAPLHSPPQGSRGEAPRPSAGLQGAAFDPVAAFQANSFNNSVLSHIERLTTMPRAGLLAPQGASATPPPPTGAPPTTFSQTARSNFAQWDTNHDGSLSREELQNAIVSSSNRGDNAAALSTLYTLYDKIRSLYPDGTFVEGGVSLNDLSVYEHRNQNSPNDDTTSSINGRFSSMRAQIAGQSRQVFANGAPNPEAIQQGYLGDCYFIAPLYGLCRNNPQAVRNMITDNGNGTYTVRLPGRDPATVSTPTDAEIAIYACAGADGLWLAIIEKAYGQTINNGAWFSTSTIPAEAADGGGLIRTGLGAVTGHGVDVDWLWCTRYGTTRNKLQEALQNGRVITAATVRNPSLRGIAGNHAYAITGHNADTNRIRFRNPWGFGGEPTNAGGQAQDGSNDGIFEISMEDFYANFTAIGYDEGS, encoded by the coding sequence ATGACAGAGAGCACCGTCACCCAGGTCCCGGGAAATTTCACTCAAGCTCCTCTTCACTCACCGCCGCAGGGCTCCCGCGGCGAGGCACCCAGGCCGTCAGCGGGCCTTCAGGGCGCCGCCTTTGATCCCGTGGCGGCATTCCAGGCGAACAGCTTTAACAACTCTGTGCTTTCCCATATCGAAAGGCTCACCACCATGCCAAGGGCAGGGCTCCTTGCTCCCCAGGGAGCCTCGGCGACTCCGCCACCGCCCACCGGTGCCCCGCCAACGACCTTCTCTCAGACAGCAAGGAGCAATTTCGCTCAGTGGGATACAAACCATGACGGCTCCCTCTCCAGGGAGGAGCTTCAGAATGCAATTGTCAGCTCATCGAACAGGGGCGACAATGCTGCTGCCCTCTCCACGCTCTATACGCTCTATGACAAGATCAGGAGCCTCTACCCCGACGGGACATTCGTTGAAGGCGGAGTGAGCCTCAACGACCTCAGTGTGTATGAGCACAGGAACCAGAACAGCCCGAATGACGATACCACATCGAGCATCAACGGGCGCTTCAGCTCAATGAGGGCCCAGATCGCCGGGCAGTCCAGGCAGGTCTTCGCCAACGGCGCTCCCAATCCCGAGGCGATCCAGCAGGGGTACCTGGGTGACTGCTACTTCATCGCGCCCCTCTATGGGCTGTGCCGGAACAACCCCCAGGCGGTGAGGAACATGATCACCGACAACGGGAACGGGACTTACACCGTGCGCCTGCCGGGGCGGGATCCCGCCACGGTGAGCACGCCCACCGACGCCGAGATAGCCATTTACGCCTGCGCGGGGGCTGACGGGCTGTGGCTCGCCATCATCGAAAAAGCTTACGGCCAGACCATCAACAACGGCGCATGGTTCTCGACGAGCACCATCCCCGCCGAGGCCGCCGACGGTGGCGGGCTCATAAGGACGGGGCTTGGAGCGGTGACAGGCCACGGCGTTGACGTGGACTGGCTCTGGTGCACCAGGTACGGCACCACCAGGAACAAGCTGCAGGAGGCCCTGCAGAACGGGAGGGTCATCACCGCGGCAACAGTGAGAAATCCCTCCCTCAGGGGAATTGCGGGAAATCACGCCTACGCAATCACCGGGCACAATGCCGATACCAACAGGATCAGGTTCAGGAACCCCTGGGGCTTCGGCGGAGAGCCCACGAACGCGGGGGGACAGGCGCAGGACGGCAGCAACGACGGCATCTTCGAGATCTCCATGGAGGACTTCTATGCCAACTTCACTGCCATCGGGTATGACGAGGGGTCTTAA
- a CDS encoding HNH endonuclease signature motif containing protein, whose protein sequence is MDTFETHTIHSVFLPDEEELLHLADPCCLNDHEDMLLLPEPHELPEGTPCRPGHLVKITREGLIPEAERLTEDITFGSIDRDERASRIDFTLCEAVRGRLALDLLLGGLLVTLKAKGVDQLGYRSMGTFATEHLSFSGRTASELMHNFELLRALPLTREAYLEGRIAKSALRHLSRVATPENESRWLAVAEVRSLCGLEGEVKKALAEGKAGSAPVSAGAPEAGDEGTMMYFSVAPSLALTWDFALSLFRDKEHYDGPVAGFVEALLANYLTSGEVTPELPAIDSEGSRPIFSRVPLLKRRMRNRRVSDPDEVVGHAFGGLSFSSPWEQPWSIHFPSWLEECRPGRDAGVSARAVAGRLRRAASIRQRLDVAAGMLLRAMDERQLHRLLGYEFIEDYAGERCGFSMAQTRQIIRLAEGFRRHSLTEEAFRKGVITREQARLILPLVDSRNESQWIAYAASVPTADLREEAGRVARILEYDCLVSHNYTLLPGLRYLTDERFRGLSPEVQDCIRDGSWYKGPSLCSSWPLASDDEKLIAGRDRRFDAPWKYFSDVDEMMASEASHEIERNSRLCAGQKARQICTIPRGENPEETFLVDILTAGDPSPAAGSSMMIKFFLPRELDQVWNVAARAFLSHIAQAEGAGATDDALGGPEERFLAALLADYLTTEGHFHRASHHHKILKRDRFRCQTPGCRCRRKLHVHHIIRRSQGGTDDPWNLIVLCEACHLHLLHGLRTLTVKGRAPYELTFTFGSPSEGTPFLVYEKGLLSLSPFPG, encoded by the coding sequence ATGGATACGTTTGAGACCCACACCATTCACTCAGTTTTCCTGCCCGATGAAGAAGAGCTTCTTCACCTCGCGGATCCTTGCTGCCTTAATGACCACGAGGACATGCTCCTTCTCCCCGAGCCTCATGAGCTTCCCGAGGGGACCCCCTGCAGGCCCGGGCACCTTGTTAAAATCACCAGGGAGGGCCTCATTCCCGAAGCAGAAAGGCTCACCGAGGACATCACCTTCGGCTCCATCGACAGGGACGAGCGGGCATCACGGATCGATTTCACCCTCTGTGAGGCAGTCCGCGGCCGCCTCGCACTGGATCTTCTGCTCGGCGGCCTTCTCGTCACTCTTAAAGCGAAAGGGGTTGATCAGTTAGGATACCGCTCCATGGGGACCTTCGCCACGGAGCATCTCTCGTTCTCGGGGCGCACCGCGTCGGAGCTGATGCACAACTTCGAGCTTCTCAGGGCGCTCCCCCTCACGCGGGAGGCCTATCTTGAGGGCAGAATCGCAAAGAGCGCCCTCAGGCATCTCTCGAGGGTCGCGACGCCTGAGAATGAGTCCCGGTGGCTCGCCGTTGCAGAGGTGCGCTCCCTGTGCGGCCTCGAGGGGGAAGTGAAGAAGGCCCTCGCCGAAGGGAAGGCCGGATCGGCTCCCGTTTCCGCAGGTGCTCCCGAAGCCGGAGACGAGGGCACAATGATGTATTTCAGCGTGGCGCCCTCACTTGCCCTCACCTGGGACTTCGCCCTCTCCCTCTTCAGGGACAAAGAGCACTATGACGGGCCTGTCGCCGGATTTGTCGAGGCGCTTCTCGCCAATTACCTGACTTCCGGGGAGGTCACTCCAGAGCTTCCTGCCATCGATAGCGAGGGGAGCCGCCCCATATTCTCCCGGGTCCCCCTCCTGAAAAGGCGGATGAGAAACCGGCGTGTGAGCGATCCCGATGAGGTTGTCGGGCATGCCTTCGGAGGCCTTTCCTTCAGCTCGCCCTGGGAGCAGCCCTGGAGCATCCATTTCCCGTCGTGGCTGGAAGAGTGCCGGCCGGGAAGAGACGCCGGGGTCTCCGCCAGGGCGGTTGCGGGCCGCCTCCGGAGGGCCGCCTCTATCCGCCAGAGGCTCGACGTGGCAGCGGGGATGCTCCTTCGGGCGATGGATGAGAGGCAGCTCCACCGCCTTCTCGGCTATGAGTTCATCGAGGACTATGCCGGGGAGCGCTGCGGCTTCTCGATGGCGCAGACCCGCCAGATCATAAGGCTCGCCGAGGGATTCCGCCGCCACTCCCTCACCGAAGAAGCCTTCAGGAAGGGCGTCATCACCAGGGAGCAGGCGCGCCTCATCCTCCCTCTGGTGGACTCCAGGAATGAATCGCAGTGGATTGCCTATGCCGCGAGCGTGCCCACGGCGGACCTCAGGGAAGAGGCGGGGCGAGTTGCCAGGATCCTTGAATATGACTGCCTGGTCTCCCACAATTATACTTTGCTTCCCGGCCTCCGCTATCTCACCGACGAGAGGTTCCGGGGCCTTTCTCCGGAGGTGCAGGACTGCATACGTGATGGCTCGTGGTATAAGGGCCCCTCTCTTTGCTCTTCGTGGCCTCTCGCGTCAGACGACGAGAAGCTCATTGCAGGCCGCGACAGGCGCTTCGATGCGCCCTGGAAGTATTTCAGCGATGTCGATGAGATGATGGCCTCTGAGGCTTCCCATGAAATTGAAAGAAATTCCAGGCTGTGTGCGGGGCAAAAGGCCCGGCAGATCTGCACCATTCCCCGGGGCGAGAATCCCGAGGAGACCTTCCTGGTGGACATCCTCACGGCGGGAGATCCCTCGCCGGCGGCAGGGAGCTCCATGATGATAAAGTTCTTTCTCCCCCGGGAGCTTGATCAGGTCTGGAACGTGGCGGCACGGGCTTTTCTCAGTCATATCGCTCAGGCGGAAGGCGCCGGTGCCACAGATGATGCCTTGGGTGGCCCTGAAGAGAGATTCCTTGCCGCCCTGCTTGCTGATTACCTGACCACCGAAGGGCATTTCCACAGAGCATCACATCACCATAAAATCCTGAAGCGCGACCGGTTCCGCTGCCAGACCCCCGGCTGCCGCTGCAGGCGCAAGCTGCATGTGCACCATATCATCAGGCGCTCCCAGGGGGGCACCGATGACCCCTGGAACCTCATTGTGCTCTGCGAGGCCTGCCATCTCCACCTCCTCCATGGCCTGCGGACCCTCACCGTGAAAGGCAGGGCGCCTTACGAGCTCACCTTCACCTTCGGCTCCCCTTCGGAAGGCACCCCTTTCCTGGTCTATGAAAAGGGTCTCCTGTCACTCTCACCTTTCCCCGGATAA
- a CDS encoding ATP-binding protein: MPPGAGGPHPPDWHHGGWLHGRGGPRIPGRTDHHFQRYQTHRGLDREVMRDLVSCRWVKAGRNVILTGPTGIGKSWIACALGVIRMIFSIQALW, translated from the coding sequence TTGCCGCCAGGTGCAGGGGGACCGCACCCTCCAGATTGGCATCATGGCGGATGGCTCCATGGGCGAGGAGGGCCGCGTATTCCAGGGAGAACCGATCACCATTTCCAGAGATACCAGACTCACCGCGGCCTTGACCGGGAGGTGATGAGAGATCTTGTGAGCTGCAGGTGGGTCAAAGCAGGTAGGAATGTCATCCTGACCGGCCCCACGGGGATCGGCAAATCGTGGATAGCCTGCGCTCTTGGAGTCATCAGAATGATCTTCTCTATCCAGGCCCTCTGGTGA
- a CDS encoding type II toxin-antitoxin system PemK/MazF family toxin, which translates to MEKPEKNDKIENNIAYKPGDIILVSFASAEKEETKQRPALVLSTESYHLGRRELIMAAVTGNTGRILTGDTALNEWKKAGLLYPTVVTAVIRTMKQDMVRRKLGSITPEDFHSVIWSLKEILSL; encoded by the coding sequence TTGGAAAAGCCGGAAAAGAATGATAAGATTGAAAATAACATCGCCTATAAGCCAGGTGACATCATACTGGTAAGCTTCGCGTCTGCAGAGAAAGAAGAAACCAAGCAGAGGCCCGCACTGGTGCTTAGCACCGAAAGCTATCATCTGGGGCGCAGGGAGCTTATCATGGCTGCAGTCACTGGCAATACCGGACGGATTCTCACAGGCGACACGGCACTCAATGAATGGAAAAAAGCGGGTCTCCTCTATCCCACGGTCGTCACTGCCGTTATCCGTACCATGAAGCAGGACATGGTAAGGCGAAAGCTGGGAAGTATCACCCCTGAAGATTTCCACTCGGTGATATGGAGCCTGAAAGAGATCCTGAGCCTCTAA
- a CDS encoding C45 family peptidase — translation MKHRRYLSALSALFLVLLAAAFMLSGCSSSGSGSAQAAGCGDGGILAKASREEKGGWVFIHIEGAPGDRGYQYGHLCAPEIDDFITVLKVYLQNTTGKDWDFYRNAAATIMAPRIEKEYMDELAGIAAGLQARGMSYDVTDMIASNANMELSEYYLPSISTTTEKIHRGRIPKMRCSAFIATGSCTKDGNVVMGHNSWDDYIIGQRGKIILDIKPSSGYSIIMQAWPGFIDSGTDFYVNSAGIVITETTIGNYSGFDTQGVPEFVRARKAAQYSASLDDFVRIMRENNNGAYANSWLIGDVNTREIGKLELGLVNSSFYRSRQGYYDGENYVDDSKMIRDECSPTCWDTSQNWPMALANTNCVTARRLRWNALMTQYKGTVDVELGKQFEADQYEQALGRINPGGLVLMARMEITNVPEMPGFEAPRPFGANDAKVVDATLAKSMSFWARIGHPDGSTFTWDQFLIDNPQFAWEAPYLKPLEDNPWTLFSASGR, via the coding sequence ATGAAACACAGGCGTTATCTCTCCGCGCTCTCAGCTCTCTTCCTCGTCTTGCTCGCCGCAGCTTTCATGCTCTCAGGCTGCTCGTCTTCCGGCTCAGGGAGCGCCCAGGCTGCAGGCTGCGGGGACGGCGGTATTCTCGCGAAAGCCTCACGCGAGGAAAAAGGGGGGTGGGTCTTCATCCACATCGAAGGCGCACCCGGTGATCGCGGCTACCAGTACGGCCATCTCTGCGCTCCCGAGATAGATGATTTCATCACGGTGCTGAAAGTGTATCTCCAGAACACTACCGGCAAGGACTGGGACTTTTACCGGAACGCGGCAGCAACAATCATGGCTCCCCGCATAGAGAAGGAGTACATGGACGAGCTTGCAGGCATTGCGGCGGGGCTGCAGGCGAGGGGGATGTCCTATGATGTGACGGACATGATAGCATCGAACGCCAATATGGAGCTCTCGGAATATTACCTTCCCTCGATTTCAACGACGACAGAAAAGATCCACCGGGGACGGATTCCGAAGATGCGATGCTCAGCGTTTATCGCCACCGGTTCCTGCACGAAGGACGGTAACGTGGTCATGGGGCACAATTCCTGGGATGACTATATAATCGGCCAGAGAGGGAAAATCATTCTTGATATAAAGCCTTCGTCGGGATACAGCATCATCATGCAGGCCTGGCCCGGCTTCATCGACAGCGGCACCGACTTCTACGTGAACTCAGCCGGCATTGTCATCACGGAGACCACCATCGGCAATTACTCCGGCTTTGACACGCAGGGCGTGCCCGAGTTTGTCCGGGCAAGAAAGGCTGCGCAGTACTCAGCCTCCCTCGATGACTTCGTGCGGATCATGAGAGAGAATAACAACGGCGCCTATGCCAACAGCTGGCTCATCGGCGACGTCAACACCAGGGAGATAGGAAAGCTCGAGCTGGGGCTCGTGAACTCTTCGTTCTACCGCTCCAGGCAGGGCTATTACGACGGGGAAAACTATGTCGATGACTCCAAGATGATCAGGGATGAGTGCAGCCCCACCTGCTGGGACACCAGCCAGAACTGGCCCATGGCGCTTGCCAACACCAACTGTGTCACCGCGAGGCGCCTGCGATGGAATGCCCTCATGACCCAGTACAAGGGCACCGTTGATGTGGAGCTGGGCAAGCAGTTCGAAGCCGATCAGTATGAACAAGCCCTAGGCAGGATCAACCCCGGCGGGCTGGTGCTGATGGCCCGGATGGAGATCACCAATGTGCCGGAGATGCCGGGCTTCGAGGCACCCCGTCCTTTCGGCGCCAATGACGCCAAGGTAGTCGATGCGACGCTCGCGAAATCGATGAGCTTCTGGGCCAGAATAGGCCACCCCGACGGCTCGACCTTCACCTGGGACCAGTTCCTCATCGACAACCCGCAGTTCGCCTGGGAGGCTCCCTATCTCAAGCCCCTGGAGGACAATCCCTGGACGCTCTTCAGCGCCTCGGGCCGGTGA
- a CDS encoding tetratricopeptide repeat protein: protein MAAVDPLSGFHGVRLSPDAVIAKYQCLDLPMSLLFGKTRKTMPLKPSDVLSLAEAYREKKEYLLAEELLRGLVDGRERSSALFSLGLCCHGRERHGEAARWYGEYLAQSPAAVS, encoded by the coding sequence ATGGCGGCTGTCGATCCCCTCTCCGGTTTTCACGGCGTAAGGCTCTCACCCGATGCGGTGATCGCGAAGTATCAGTGTCTTGACCTTCCCATGAGCCTGCTCTTCGGGAAAACAAGAAAGACGATGCCCTTGAAGCCTTCGGACGTCCTCTCCCTGGCGGAGGCCTACAGGGAAAAGAAGGAGTACCTCCTTGCCGAGGAGCTGCTCCGGGGTCTGGTGGACGGCAGGGAGCGAAGCAGCGCCCTCTTCTCTCTCGGCCTCTGCTGTCACGGCAGGGAGCGCCATGGTGAAGCGGCCCGCTGGTATGGCGAATACCTTGCGCAGTCACCTGCGGCGGTTTCCTGA
- a CDS encoding PilZ domain-containing protein: MISALMTLDWLRSEKRGGNGAGPGPEGNEEGKLELRGGWLVRGRPKRSIPIHTREKRRSRRYPDGQRAICHPDGLSSFNAQVVDASPGGLRIRTEGALALESWVSIVLRFGGEMGLFFVKTVWRGEREGSHEYGVLFSKIDQNGKGPLGRYLTHLRQQPLSSMS, translated from the coding sequence ATGATATCGGCACTGATGACGCTTGACTGGCTGAGGAGTGAGAAGAGGGGCGGCAACGGCGCCGGGCCGGGTCCCGAAGGCAATGAAGAGGGGAAGCTTGAGCTCCGGGGAGGGTGGCTTGTCAGGGGAAGACCGAAGAGAAGCATACCCATCCATACCCGCGAAAAAAGACGGTCCCGGAGATACCCTGACGGCCAGAGGGCAATCTGCCATCCCGACGGCTTGAGCTCTTTCAATGCCCAGGTCGTTGACGCCAGCCCGGGCGGCCTGAGGATCAGGACTGAGGGAGCGCTCGCACTGGAATCGTGGGTCAGCATAGTGCTGAGATTCGGAGGAGAGATGGGACTGTTTTTTGTAAAAACAGTCTGGCGGGGGGAACGGGAGGGCTCCCACGAATACGGCGTGCTGTTCTCGAAAATCGATCAGAACGGAAAGGGCCCCCTGGGGCGATATCTTACCCATCTTCGACAGCAGCCCTTATCATCAATGAGCTGA